A window of Laspinema palackyanum D2c genomic DNA:
CAAAGGCGAAACCCTCAAAATCGTCGGTCGTTACCAACAATTTCGGGCTGTTAAAAAAGCCGTCCAACGCCTGCTCAACGGCAGAACCCCGAGGGAGCGAAGTGGTATTATTTGGCATACCCAAGGCTCCGGCAAATCCCTAACCATGATGTTCATGGTCAGGGCCATGTATCGCCACCCCAACCTTTCCCAATGGAAAGTTGTCTTTATCACCGATCGCACCAACCTCGAAAATCAGCTTTCGGACACCGGGACGGGCGCGGGTTTCACCGTCAACGCCGCCAACAGCATCGCTCAACTGAAGGAACTCCTCCGCACCGACTCCTCAAACCTAGTCCTGGGGATGATCCACAAATTCCAAGAGCGAGATCTGGAGGAAACCTTTCCCGAGCTTAACTCCAGCACCAACATCCTAATCATGATCGACGAGGCGCACCGCTCCCAATATTCCCTTTTGGCGGCAAACCTAGATCGCGCCCTGCCTAACGCCACCCGCATCGGCTACACCGGAACTCCCATCGACAAAACTGAAAAAGTGTTCGGGGACTACATCGACAAATACACCATGAGGGAATCCATCGAGGATAAAGTCACCCTTCAGATTGTCTACGAGGGGCGCACCCAAAATGCCGAAGTTGGCGATCGCGCCGCGATGGATGCGGATTTTGAGGATGTTTTCAGCGACTACACCCTGTCAGAACGCCTGAAAATCCTGGGTTACGGCTCTCGTGATGCCTATCTCGAAGCCCACCCGATTATCGCCGCCAAAGCTAGAGACATGGTTGCCCACTATGTCCGGCAGATTTTCCCCAACGGTTATAAGGCTCAGGTTGTTGCCACCTCCCGCGAAGCGGCTGTTCGCTACAAACAACACCTAGACGCGGCACTTTTGGAGGAGATCCGCCAACTGGAAATTTCCAACCCCCACAACATCAACCTAGAGCGACTGAAGCGACTGAAAACCAATGTGGTCATTTCTGAGGGTGGCAACGACAAACCCGACTTTAAGCCCTACACCAACTCCTCCACCCACACAAACATCATCAAAAATTTCAAACTCCCCTTTGATGCCGAAGAAGAAGGCACGACGGGGGATATCGGGATCATCATCGTCAATAATATGCTGCTGACAGGGTTCGACGCCCCGATGGAGCAAGTGCTGTATCTTGACAAGGTAGTCCAGTCTCATAACCTGTTGCAGGCGATCGCTCGGGTCAACCGCGTCGCCGGGGAAGGGAAAGAAAAGGGCTTTGTTGTTGACTATGTGGGCATTGGACACTATCTCAAACGGGCGATCGACAGCTACGACGATCGGGAACAGCGAGAAATCGAAGAAACCCTCAGTTTCCCCGAGGAGGAGATCCGCCAACTCGAAACCGACTATCGGGCAGTCAGGGATTTGCTGGAGAGCTACGGACTAAACGATTTAAGCGATTACGATGCGTTCTATGATGTGTTCTACGACGAAGAAATCCGGTTCAAGTACATTCAGGCGTTCAAGCAACTGACCCGCAGCCTCAACTTGGTTTATCCCGCCAAAGAAGCCCTCAATTATCAAACCAACTACAAGGCCCTCGCTGAAATCAACGTTTTGGCAAGCCGCCACTTCCGAGACACCCGTCTGAGTATGAAGGGCATCCCGGAAAAACTCCGCCAAATCACCGACGCCCACCTAGAATCGAGAGGGATCTCTCAAAAAGTTAAACCGATCTCGATTTTGGATGACAAGTTCGAGAGTGAAGTCGTCACCACCCACCGACGCACCAAGAACAAAGCCGCCGCGATCGAACACGCTTTGCGAGATCACATCGAGATCGACCTGGACGACGATCCGGAACTGCAAGCTTCATTTGCCGCAGTCCTGGCGGAGATATTGGAGCAGTTTAAGGACAACTGGGAGAAAATCTACGAAGAACTAGAAAAACTACGTCACCGCCTGAAAGAGGCAGAAAACGAACCCACCTATGGGCTGCACAAGAAAAAGCAGATGCCCTTCTTTCGGATGTTAAAACGGGAGTGTTTTGGGGAAACCGAGCTAGATGATGATAGAATCGCTCAGTCTGTCGCCCTTACTCAACAGGTTTGCGCCGTTGTTGAACAAGAACTTCAGCTTACCGGCTTTTGGGAGAACACCCCGGCCCGGAAGAAACTGGAAGCGGAAATCCAAAAAGTTCTGCTGTTACAGGAGTTTCGGAATATTCCCGATCTGTTCCAAAACAGAAAGCGGATCATTGCCAAAGTCATGGAACTGGCAGAAAAAAACAACCATCGAATTTTGTACGCTGAATGATCATGCAGTTTGACTATGAGGTTGTTTTCTCTCCAAAACGCAAGAAATTAACGATTACCGTTGAGCGCGATCGTTCGATTATTGTCAAAGCACCGACCGGAACAGGTTTGGAGAAAATTCAGGCGATCGTCGAGTCCCGCAAGCAATGGCTCTATGAAAAAACCCGCCACACCCAGAAATACCGCCCCCCGCTTCATCCTCCCGGCAAGGAACTGGTCAACGGAGAGTCTTTACTTTATTTAGGACAAAATTATCGGTTGGAGGTAGTTGATACAGTGGATCATATTTCACTGGTCAACAACTGCTTTCTAGTTCCCAAAAATCAGTCCAAACGACGGGGGGAGATATTCCGAGAATGGTATATCGAACAGGCAAAGTTGGTCATTCTGCCTCGGGTTCGCCATTATGCCGAATGTCTTGGAGCTTCCTATAACCAGGCGAAAATTACTGATAGCAAATACCGATGGGGGTCTTGTACTCCAAAGAATAACGTCACCTTCAACTGGCGTCTCGTCAAAGCTCCCATGTTTGTCATCAACTATGTGGTCATTCACGAGTTAACCCATTTTTTGGAACCCAACCACACGCCCCGCTTTTGGGGTATTATTCGCTCCCAAACTCCCCACATGGAAAAAGCAAGGAACTGGCTTAAGGTAAAT
This region includes:
- a CDS encoding M48 family metallopeptidase, whose translation is MQFDYEVVFSPKRKKLTITVERDRSIIVKAPTGTGLEKIQAIVESRKQWLYEKTRHTQKYRPPLHPPGKELVNGESLLYLGQNYRLEVVDTVDHISLVNNCFLVPKNQSKRRGEIFREWYIEQAKLVILPRVRHYAECLGASYNQAKITDSKYRWGSCTPKNNVTFNWRLVKAPMFVINYVVIHELTHFLEPNHTPRFWGIIRSQTPHMEKARNWLKVNGSLLDATL
- a CDS encoding type I restriction endonuclease subunit R, whose amino-acid sequence is MKPDKTPKALKIDERNHVEKPLLDQLAGLGWEILDLERGQKPSDSYRETFRQVVLIPVLRSQLQTINPWLEDDQTEDVIKQLTASFSSNNLLENNRHSFNLLQQKPSVSENRQTGETSPNVTIIDFERPANNRYIAVCQFKVRILGTENHIIPDIVLFLNGLPVVVIECKSPKTQEPIPEAIDQMMRYSEQRGNKGEGNPELFYFNQFIIATCRNQAKFGTITTRTEKYFYRWADPYPRTLEDLDHGSSSPNDQQRLVAGMCDPANLLEIIHNFTLFSVNDKGETLKIVGRYQQFRAVKKAVQRLLNGRTPRERSGIIWHTQGSGKSLTMMFMVRAMYRHPNLSQWKVVFITDRTNLENQLSDTGTGAGFTVNAANSIAQLKELLRTDSSNLVLGMIHKFQERDLEETFPELNSSTNILIMIDEAHRSQYSLLAANLDRALPNATRIGYTGTPIDKTEKVFGDYIDKYTMRESIEDKVTLQIVYEGRTQNAEVGDRAAMDADFEDVFSDYTLSERLKILGYGSRDAYLEAHPIIAAKARDMVAHYVRQIFPNGYKAQVVATSREAAVRYKQHLDAALLEEIRQLEISNPHNINLERLKRLKTNVVISEGGNDKPDFKPYTNSSTHTNIIKNFKLPFDAEEEGTTGDIGIIIVNNMLLTGFDAPMEQVLYLDKVVQSHNLLQAIARVNRVAGEGKEKGFVVDYVGIGHYLKRAIDSYDDREQREIEETLSFPEEEIRQLETDYRAVRDLLESYGLNDLSDYDAFYDVFYDEEIRFKYIQAFKQLTRSLNLVYPAKEALNYQTNYKALAEINVLASRHFRDTRLSMKGIPEKLRQITDAHLESRGISQKVKPISILDDKFESEVVTTHRRTKNKAAAIEHALRDHIEIDLDDDPELQASFAAVLAEILEQFKDNWEKIYEELEKLRHRLKEAENEPTYGLHKKKQMPFFRMLKRECFGETELDDDRIAQSVALTQQVCAVVEQELQLTGFWENTPARKKLEAEIQKVLLLQEFRNIPDLFQNRKRIIAKVMELAEKNNHRILYAE